In Gemmatimonadota bacterium, one DNA window encodes the following:
- a CDS encoding class I SAM-dependent methyltransferase: MTVQETPLEERFQFGENWRRFLSVLNDERIENAERAFVGVLGTDDLSGLSFLDIGSGSGLSSLVARRLGAKVRSFDFDPNSVGCTQELRRRYFPDDPDWVVTRGSVLDDSFMASLGTFDIVYAWGVLHHTGNMWKAIENAAARVAPGGRFFLAIYADRGRESRAWWHVKRTYVKLPRMLQPPFAMAAMLPYEAHNVLSAVRHRRPLDYLRLWTRYQDGRRGMSRWHDIEDWVGGFPYEYATVEAQQAFVEPRGFVTETVVQGKGIGCHEIVF; the protein is encoded by the coding sequence GTGACGGTCCAGGAGACGCCCCTCGAGGAACGCTTCCAGTTCGGTGAGAACTGGCGGCGGTTCCTCTCGGTGCTGAACGACGAGCGAATCGAGAACGCGGAGCGGGCCTTCGTCGGGGTCCTCGGCACCGACGACCTGTCGGGGCTCTCGTTCCTGGACATCGGGTCCGGCAGCGGCCTCTCCAGCCTGGTGGCTCGCCGCCTGGGCGCAAAGGTCCGCTCCTTCGACTTCGATCCCAACTCCGTGGGCTGCACGCAGGAGCTGCGACGTCGGTACTTCCCCGACGACCCCGACTGGGTCGTGACGCGGGGCTCGGTGCTGGATGACAGCTTCATGGCCTCCCTGGGCACCTTCGACATCGTGTACGCCTGGGGGGTCCTGCACCACACCGGCAACATGTGGAAGGCGATCGAGAACGCGGCGGCGCGGGTGGCCCCGGGCGGCCGCTTCTTCCTGGCCATCTATGCGGACCGCGGCCGCGAGAGCCGCGCCTGGTGGCACGTGAAGCGGACCTACGTCAAGCTTCCCCGCATGCTCCAGCCGCCCTTCGCGATGGCGGCCATGCTGCCCTACGAGGCCCACAACGTCCTGAGCGCCGTGCGGCATCGCCGGCCTCTCGATTATCTGCGGCTCTGGACGCGCTATCAGGACGGTCGGCGTGGCATGAGCCGCTGGCACGACATCGAAGACTGGGTGGGAGGGTTTCCCTACGAGTACGCCACCGTGGAGGCGCAACAGGCCTTCGTGGAGCCGCGTGGCTTCGTCACGGAGACCGTCGTGCAGGGAAAGGGCATCGGCTGCCACGAGATCGTCTTC